Proteins from a single region of Carassius gibelio isolate Cgi1373 ecotype wild population from Czech Republic chromosome A5, carGib1.2-hapl.c, whole genome shotgun sequence:
- the LOC127988601 gene encoding uncharacterized protein LOC127988601, producing MSDYSPQGAPMLRLFTLGLSIPSLHDKKGRSKPSCLFQERREYKPQASLRQKAPKPVKPPQKSPVIECSPQEAPLSECFSGAPVVSTGSLQGVYMPAKTPQREPLLESFTEGGQVFKCSPEGSPVSGCSQEGAPKPMCSPQAAPVIECSPQGAPMLRLFTLGLSIPTLHDQKGRSKPSCLFQERREYKPQASLRQKATKPVKSPQRSPVPECSTQGTPVSTGSLQGAHMPADTPQGESMLANVSKVRPLPKCYPEGSYIPKCSTQEAHLSKCSPQREYVHTGSIQGEMVLKCPLQELPVLECSPQGEPVFEFTQAELFSPEGSTQGVSYNHGTPMPKVFTLGKSVPFLSTENSKLRKYQAFLRQGKRLSVKSPQGTPLLESYSEVGPVFELPPVVALTPEGSPQGASSNHTTPMPKLLTLGISVPVLSTKKYWLHKYQSFLRQRTHLSIKSAQKSPEPEFSPQGAPVNGYFQKEAPLSECFSGTPVLEYFTQGMLGSTESLQGVNMPAKDPQGAPLLESYSEGGTVFELPPVEALTPEGFPQGGSSNHTTPMPKLFTLGISVPVLSTKNYRLHKCQSFLRQRTHLFINSAQKSPEPVFSSQGAPVTEYIPKEAPLSECFAGTPRLEYSTQGMLGFTGSLQGLYMPAKDQQGAPLLESYSDGGPVFELPPAEAFTPKGSHQEASSNHTTTMPKLFTLGISVPVLSTKKYRLHKYQAFLRKRTYLSIKTAQKSPESEFSSQGAPVTECFQQEAPIPECYPEEEPMIVCSPEEESMNVCSPEEEPMLVCSSEEEPMLVCFSEKASESEFSPQEALMLESSPHQKPLPYGFHFMPKLFTLALSSLISSTWKHQQHKSQSSMKQRTRLPARSSKKSPTPKSSSPDAAMPECPPEEGSMTHLDKAKVEARERHRSPYNQTRKSQRVTQPAKGKKEATMPVCSPEEEEPMLVYSSEEEPMLVCSSEEEPMLVCSSEEEPMLVCSLEEEPMLVCLSEKAPKPEFSPQEALMPESSSEGASSPHQTPSLSGFPDEAPMPELLNPGISSPVSSIRKHQQHKSQSSLKQRTRLPDRSSQKSPAPKSSSQDAAMPEGSPEEGSMTHLDKAKVEATERHRSSHIQTRKSQGVTQSAKGKKEAPMPVCSPEDEAPMPVCSPEDEEPMPVCSPEEEQPMPVCSPEEEEPMLVCSSEEEPMLVCSSEEELMLVCSSEEEPMLVCSSEEEPMLVCSSEEEPMHVCLSEKAPKPELSPQEALMPESSSQGASSPTLSGFPDEAPMLELLNPGISSPVCSTRKHQQHKSQASLKQKTLLPVKSSQKSPVPESFSQEAAMPECSSQESSMHTGTPQSPSLLKAHLDKTRVEEPHRSSSNKARMSHGVSQPAKTLKKAPMPECSPEEEPISVCSPEEEPMLMFSPEEEPMLMCSPEDEPLHVCSPEEEPMLLCLSEIVPEPEISPLGAPILSFQQDNKCAPRKKQHTIKDAKVQQKPQRRRKKKNQRQQARPCPSSHPNLKRKCACSRNKLDNLDGCQLPKRKKTNNRGQRFFHLRACQCCRFYLRSQQRRKRNSCAHQLPRRSHCNLYPKACPCSQPSFWRQQNPHTHQREPVHLRQRTRRPPPRAYSWLQSTLWNPYDPQVRQSDLGRRAQRISPRAHTWFQPSLWRQQNVYSSQSQPWHMGHMRLHPRTYPWAHPHFRRQESPRAHQSRPLHLGQREMRVHPRMHPWTHPHLWRAQNAYEPRSRPWHLGQRALRFHPRAYSWFWPN from the exons ATGTCTGACTATTCCCCACAGGGAGCTCCCATGCTGAGATTATTCACGCTGGGATTATCTATACCCTCCCTTCATGACAAGAAAGGGCGATCAAAGCCTTCATGTCTGTTTCAGGAGCGCCGGGAGTATAAGCCTCAAGCCTCTTTGAGACAAAAAGCACCTAAGCCTGTTAAGCCCCCACAGAAATCACCTGTGATTGAGTGTTCCCCACAGGAAGCACCTCTGTCTGAGTGTTTCTCAGGAGCACCTGTGGTTTCCACAGGATCACTGCAGGGAGTATACATGCCTGCTAAGACTCCACAGAGAGAACCTCTACTTGAGAGTTTTACAGAGGGTGGTCAAGTGTTCAAGTGTTCACCAGAGGGATCacctgtgtctggttgttctcAAGAGGGAGCACCAAAGCCTATGTGTTCCCCACAGGCAGCTCCTGTGATTGAGTGTTCCCCACAGGGAGCTCCCATGCTGAGATTATTCACTCTGGGATTATCTATACCCACTCTTCATGACCAGAAAGGGCGATCAAAGCCTTCATGTCTGTTTCAGGAGCGCCGGGAGTATAAGCCTCAAGCCTCCTTGAGACAAAAAGCAACTAAGCCTGTTAAGTCCCCACAGAGATCACCTGTGCCTGAGTGTTCCACTCAAGGAACACCAGTTTCAACAGGATCCCTGCAGGGAGCACATATGCCAGCTGATACCCCACAGGGAGAATCTATGCTTGCAAACGTCTCAAAGGTAAGGCCATTGCCCAAGTGTTACCCAGAGGGATCATACATACCCAAGTGTTCCACACAGGAAGCACATTTGTCCAAATGTTCCCCACAGAGAGAATATGTGCACACCGGGAGCATACAAGGAGAAATGGTTCTTAAGTGCCCCCTACAGGAATTACCTGTGCTTGAGTGTTCCCCACAGGGAGAACCTGTGTTTGAGTTTACCCAAGCAGAACTGTTTTCTCCTGAAGGTTCCACTCAGGGAGTATCTTACAATCATGGAACACCCATGCCTAAGGTGTTCACCCTGGGAAAGTCTGTACCTTTCTTATCCACAGAGAACTCCAAGCTACGTAAGTATCAAGCTTTCTTGAGACAGGGAAAACGCTTGTCTGTTAAGTCCCCACAGGGAACACCTCTGCTTGAGAGTTATTCAGAGGTAGGCCCGGTGTTTGAGTTACCCCCAGTGGTAGCGTTAACTCCTGAAGGTTCCCCTCAGGGAGCATCTTCCAATCATACAACACCCATGCCCAAGTTGTTAACCCTGGGAATATCTGTACCGGTCTTGTCCACAAAGAAGTACTGGCTACATAAGTATCAATCTTTCTTGAGACAAAGAACACACTTGTCTATCAAGAGTGCACAGAAATCTCCTGAGCCTGAGTTTTCACCTCAGGGAGCACCTGTGAATGGATATTTCCAAAAAGAAGCACCCCTGTCTGAGTGTTTCTCGGGAACACCTGTGCTGGAGTATTTTACTCAAGGAATGCTGGGTTCCACAGAATCCTTGCAGGGAGTAAACATGCCTGCTAAGGACCCACAGGGAGCACCTCTGCTTGAGAGTTATTCTGAGGGAGGCACGGTGTTTGAGTTACCCCCAGTGGAAGCGTTAACTCCCGAAGGTTTCCCTCAGGGAGGATCTTCCAATCATACAACACCCATGCCCAAGTTGTTCACCCTGGGAATATCTGTACCTGTCTTATCCACAAAGAACTACCGGCTACATAAGTGTCAATCTTTCTTGAGACAAAGAACACACTTGTTTATCAATAGTGCACAGAAATCTCCTGAGCCTGTTTTTTCATCTCAGGGAGCACCTGTGACTGAATATATCCCAAAAGAAGCACCCCTGTCTGAGTGTTTCGCAGGAACACCCAGACTAGAGTATTCTACTCAAGGAATGCTGGGTTTCACAGGATCCTTGCAGGGACTTTACATGCCTGCTAAGGACCAACAGGGAGCACCTCTGCTTGAGAGTTATTCAGATGGAGGCCCGGTGTTTGAGTTACCCCCAGCAGAAGCGTTTACTCCCAAAGGATCCCACCAGGAAGCATCTTCCAATCATACAACAACCATGCCCAAGTTGTTCACCCTGGGAATATCTGTACCTGTCTTATCCACAAAGAAGTACCGGCTACATAAGTATCAAGCCTTCTTGAGAAAAAGAACATACTTGTCTATCAAGACTGCACAGAAATCTCCTGAGTCTGAGTTTTCATCTCAGGGAGCTCCTGTGACTGAATGTTTCCAACAGGAAGCACCCATTCCTGAGTGTTACCCAGAGGAAGAACCAATGATTGTGTGTTCCCCAGAGGAGGAATCCATGAATGTGTGCTCCCCAGAGGAAGAACCCATGCTTGTGTGTTCCTCAGAGGAAGAACCCATGCTCGTGTGTTTCTCAGAGAAAGCTTCTGAGTCTGAGTTTTCTCCACAGGAAGCACTCATGCTTGAGTCTTCCCCTCATCAAAAACCCTTGCCTTATGGCTTCCACTTCATGCCAAAGTTATTTACTTTGGCATTATCCTCACTCATTTCTTCCACATGGAAGCACCAGCAGCATAAGTCCCAATCTTCCATGAAACAGAGAACTCGTTTACCTGCCAGGTCCTCAAAGAAATCACCTACACCCAAGAGTTCTTCACCAGATGCGGCCATGCCTGAGTGTCCCCCTGAGGAAGGATCCATGACCCATCTTGACAAAGCAAAGGTCGAGGCAAGAGAACGCCACAGGTCCCCATATAATCAGACAAGGAAGTCACAGAGAGTCACCCAACCTGCCAAGGGTAAAAAAGAGGCAACCATGCCTGTGTGTTCCCCAGAGGAAGAAGAACCCATGCTTGTGTATTCCTCAGAGGAAGAACCCATGCTTGTGTGTTCCTCAGAGGAAGAACCCATGCTTGTGTGTTCCTCAGAGGAAGAACCCATGCTTGTTTGTTCCTTAGAGGAAGAACCTATGCTTGTGTGTTTATCAGAGAAAGCACCCAAGCCTGAGTTTTCCCCACAGGAAGCACTCATGCCTGAGTCATCCTCTGAGGGAGCATCTTCCCCTCATCAAACACCTTCACTCTCTGGCTTCCCTGATGAAGCTCCCATGCCAGAGTTATTAAATCCTGGAATATCTTCACCCGTTTCTTCTATAAGGAAGCACCAGCAGCATAAGTCCCAATCTTCCTTGAAACAGAGAACTCGTTTACCTGACAGGTCCTCACAGAAATCACCTGCACCCAAGAGTTCTTCACAAGATGCGGCCATGCCTGAGGGTTCTCCTGAGGAAGGATCCATGACCCATCTTGACAAAGCAAAGGTTGAGGCAACAGAACGCCACAGGTCCTCACATATTCAGACAAGGAAGTCACAGGGAGTCACCCAATCTGCCAAAGGTAAAAAAGAAGCACCCATGCCTGTGTGTTCCCCAGAGGATGAAGCACCCATGCCTGTGTGTTCCCCAGAGGATGAAGAACCCATGCCTGTTTGTTCCCCAGAGGAAGAACAACCCATGCCTGTTTGTTCCCCAGAGGAAGAAGAACCCATGCTTGTGTGTTCCTCAGAGGAAGAACCCATGCTTGTGTGTTCCTCAGAGGAAGAACTCATGCTTGTGTGTTCCTCAGAGGAAGAACCCATGCTTGTGTGTTCCTCAGAGGAAGAACCCATGCTTGTTTGTTCCTCAGAGGAAGAAcctatgcatgtgtgtttatcaGAGAAAGCACCCAAGCCTGAGTTGTCCCCACAAGAAGCACTCATGCCTGAGTCATCCTCTCAGGGAGCATCTTCACCTACACTCTCTGGCTTCCCTGATGAAGCTCCCATGCTGGAGTTGTTAAATCCTGGAATATCTTCACCCGTTTGTTCCACAAGGAAGCACCAGCAGCATAAGTCTCAAGCTTCTTTGAAACAGAAAACCCTCTTGCCTGTCAAATCCTCACAGAAATCACCTGTGCCAGAGAGCTTTTCACAAGAAGCAGCTATGCCTGAGTGTTCCTCTCAGGAATCATCCATGCACACCGGGACCCCACAAAGCCCGTCTCTTCTTAAAGCCCATCTTGACAAAACAAGGGTGGAGGAACCACACAGGTCCTCATCTAATAAGGCTAGGATGTCACATGGAGTATCCCAACCTGCCAAGACTCTGAAAAAAGCACCCATGCCTGAATGTTCCCCAGAGGAAGAACCCATAAGTGTGTGTTCCCCAGAGGAAGAACCTATGCTTATGTTCTCCCCGGAGGAAGAACCTATGCTTATGTGCTCCCCGGAAGACGAACCCTTGCATGTGTGTTCCCCGGAGGAAGAGCCCATGCTTCTGTGTTTATCAGAGATAGTACCTGAGCCTGAAATTTCCCCACTGGGAGCACCCATTCTGTCCTTTCAGCAAGACAATAAATGTGCTCCACGCAAAAAACAGCACACAATAAAGGATGCAAAGGTACAGCAGAAGCCGCAAAGAAGGAGAAAAAAGAAGAACCAAAGGCAGCAGGCAAGACCATGCCCAAGTTCCCATCCTAATCTgaaaaggaaatgtgcatgcagcAGAAACAAACTG GACAACTTAGATGGATGTCAGCTTCCAAAGAGGAAAAAGACAAATAACAGAGGTCAAAGATTCTTTCACCTCAGAGCCTGTCAATGCTGCCGTTTTTATTTGAGAAGTCAGCAGCGGAGAAAGCGAAACTCTTGTGCCCATCAACTGCCAAGAAGATCTCATTGTAACCTTTACCCAAAAGCCTGTCCATGTTCCCAACCTAGTTTTTGGAGACAGCAAAACCCACATacccatcaaagagaaccagtgcaTCTGAGGCAAAGAACTCGAAGACCTCCCCCCAGAGCATATTCATGGCTTCAATCCACTTTGTGGAACCCTTATGACCCTCAAGTACGACAATCAGATCTGGGACGAAGAGCTCAAAGAATCTCCCCAAGAGCACATACTTGGTTCCAGCCAAGTTTGTGGAGGCAACAGAATGTGTATTCTTCTCAATCACAACCATGGCATATGGGGCATATGAGGCTTCACCCAAGAACATATCCATGGGCCCATCCCCATTTTAGGAGGCAGGAGAGCCCTCGTGCCCATCAATCACGACCATTACATTTAGGGCAAAGAGAAATGAGGGTTCATCCAAGAATGCACCCATGGACCCATCCCCACTTGTGGAGGGCACAGAATGCATATGAACCTCGATCAAGACCATGGCATCTGGGACAAAGAGCTTTGAGATTTCACCCAAGAGCCTATTCATGGTTCTGGCCCAATTAA